A genomic window from Glycine soja cultivar W05 chromosome 10, ASM419377v2, whole genome shotgun sequence includes:
- the LOC114371968 gene encoding uncharacterized protein LOC114371968, whose translation MDSSCVPNGDVSGFKDKEPMVDPFLVEALQNPRHRVTILRMELDIQRFLNNADQQHFEFQHFPSSYLRLAAHRVAQHYGMQTMVQDNGFNGQGTRIMVRKIAESRYPVVCLSEIPAKQLEDDKPEQIKIAIRPRQNKNSLNEAGRKSNPLRSVEERKEEYDRARARIFSSSRSCDSDDTLSQTFTDEKNSLIIKDENETSKTPVVDSEQCTVGRDISSTRVAILRDREKDRSDPDYDRNYGRYARSIPISSLNLMPFNLQQVQPPFVQYDNAFNPFSQISQNQASLGYGPPPSPMMNPFGVTGSNQVSRDGAYVQWPSAAMMYAHSYDQFRHAVFQAPIAQRPLSFDYSQNY comes from the exons ATGGATTCCTCGTGTGTCCCAAACGGTGATGTTTCCGGGTTCAAAGATAAGGAGCCAATGGTTGACCCTTTCTTGGTCGAGGCTCTTCAGAACCCTCGTCACCGTGTCACCA TTTTGCGGATGGAGCTGGATATCCAGAGGTTCCTGAATAATGCAGATCAGCAGCATTTTGAGTTTCAACATTTCCCTTCTTCATATCTCAGACTGGCTGCACATCGTGTTGCTCAACACTATGGTATGCAAACAATGGTTCAAGATAATGGCTTCAATGGCCAGGGAACCAGAATTATGGTAAGAAAGATAGCAGAAAGCAGGTATCCTGTGGTTTGCTTATCTGAAATACCTGCTAAACAGTTGGAAGATGATAAACCTGAGCAGATAAAAATTGCCATAAGGCCCAGGCAAAATAAAAACAGTTTAAATGAAGCCGGAAGGAAAAGCAATCCTCTTAGAAGCGTGGAAGAGAGAAAGGAGGAATATGATCGGGCACGAGCACGCATTTTTAGTAGCTCCAGAAGTTGTGACTCAGATGATACTCTGTCCCAGACTTTTACAGATGAGAAAAATTCTCTTATAATCAAGGATGAGAATGAAACTAGCAAGACCCCTGTGGTTGATTCAGAACAATGCACTGTTGGCAGGGATATTAGTTCTACTCGAGTTGCCATTTTGAGAGATAGGGAAAAGGACCGTAGTGATCCAGATTATGATCGTAACTATGGAAG ATATGCTAGGAGTATTCCAATTTCTTCCCTTAACTTGATGCCTTTTAATTTGCAACAAGTTCAACCTCCATTTGTGCAGTATGACAATGCTTTTAATCCGTTCAGTCAGATATCACAAAATCAAGCTTCACTTGGCTATGGACCTCCTCCAAGCCCTATGATGAATCCTTTTGGTGTCACGGGGTCAAATCAGGTGTCTAGGGATGGTGCTTATGTACAGTGGCCAAGTGCTGCAATGATGTATGCACATTCATATGACCAATTTAGACATGCTGTTTTCCAG GCTCCGATTGCTCAACGCCCATTGAGTTTCGATTATTCACAGAATTACTAG